The Geobacillus genomosp. 3 genome segment TGACGCGTTCAAATTGCTCTTCATTTTGGAATTCGGAGCTGTACACGCCGCTAATCGAGCGGATCACCGCTTTATGGCGCTTCGCCACTTTTTCAATCGCATACGAAATTTCGCCCAATGTCGCACGGACGCGCGCCGCCTGCACGGCCAATTCAAGCAAATTTCCTTCTCCTGTTTCCGTCGCTTTCGTAATCGCGTCAAGCGCCTCTTGTACTTTTTGCTCATCGCGGGAGGCGCGCAGCTGTTTTAATCTTTCAATCTGGCGCATCCGCACCGCCGTATTGTCGACTTCTAAAATTTCAATCGGCTCTTCTTTTTCCGGACGGTATTTGTTGACGCCGATGATCGTTTCCGCCCCGGAGTCAATGCGTGCTTGGCGTCTTGCCGCCGCTTCTTCAATGCGCATTTTCGGAATCCCCGTTTCAATTGCTTTGGCCATGCCGCCAAGGCTTTCGATTTCTTCAATATGCTTCCACGCCCGTTTCATCAATTCGTTCGTTAACGTTTCTACATAATAAGAACCTGCCCATGGGTCAATGACATTGCAAATCCCCGTTTCATCTTGCAAGTAAAGCTGTGTATTGCGGGCAATGCGCGCCGAGAAATCGGTCGGAAGCGCAATCGCTTCATCGAGCGCGTTCGTATGGAGCGACTGCGTATGGCCAAGCGCCGCCGCATGCGCTTCGATCAATGTGCGCACGACATTGTTAAACGGATCTTGTTCGGTCAAGCTCCATCCCGATGTTTGCGAGTGCGTCCGCAATGCGAGCGATTTCGGGTTTTTCGGGTTGAACGTTTTCATCATTTTCGCCCACATGATGCGCGCCGCGCGCATTTTCGCAACTTCCATGAAATAATTCATGCCGATCGCCCAGAAGAAGGAAAGCCGTGGCGCAAAGGAGTCGATATCAATTCCTGCTTTTAAGCCAGTGCGCACGTACTCCAATCCGTCAGCGAGCGTATACGCCAATTCAATATCGGCCGGCGCTCCCGCTTCTTGCATATGGTAGCCGGAAATGCTGATGCTGTTGAACTTTGGCATGTATTTGGACGTATACTCAAAAATGTCCGCGATGATGCGCATCGACGTTTCCGGAGGATAAATGTAAGTGTTGCGCACCATATATTCTTTTAAAATATCGTTTTGAATCGTCCCGGAAAGTTTGTCTTGCGTGACCCCTTGCTCTTCGGCGGTGACAATATAAAACGCCATAATCGGCAGCACCGCGCCGTTCATCGTCATCGACACCGACATTTGGTCAAGCGGAATGCCGTCAAACAAAATTTTCATATCTAAAACTGAATCGATCGCCACCCCCGCTTTGCCGACGTCGCCGACGACGCGCGGATGGTCGGAGTCATAGCCGCGGTGGGTGGCAAGGTCAAAGGCAACGGACAGCCCTTTTTGCCCCATCGCCAAATTGCGGCGGTAAAACGCATTGCTTTCTTCCGCTGTCGAAAACCCCGCGTATTGCCGGATCGTCCACGGCCGATTCACATACATCGACGGATACGGCCCGCGCAAATACGGGGGAATTCCCGGCATATAATCAAGAAAATCAAAACCTTCGATATCTTTTTTCGTATAAAGCGGCTTTACGGCGATATGCTCATTCGTTTCAAACAGCAGGTCATCGATCGATGCCCGCACCTTTTCTTCGATCGCCTGTTTCCATTGTTGCTCATCTGCCGTTTGTTTTGTGATTTCGAGCGAAAGGTTGGTAAAATCGACTTGTTTACTCATTGAGGGCCACCCCCATCTCTTTCATAAACGATACAATCGTTTCATAACAGTTCGAACCGATATGGATAAAGCCATCGACCCCGGCCTCGATGAAAGTCTGTTCGACATCGGCCGGCTGTTTTCCGGCGACATACAGCTTGGCGTTTGGCTTTGCCTGCTTGAACGCCTTAGCGAGCGCAGGAACGATATCGGCGTAGCTTTCATCCGAACCGCAAATAACATAATGCGTTCCGTTTGCGTTGATTGCTTTGGACGCCGCTTCCTCAGCGCTATGAACGCCTTCGCTTTTTTCCACCGCCATGCCGCCGGCTTCAAAAAAGCCAGTGATAAAATCGGCGCGCGCTTTATAGTTTGGAATGTTTCCGATATTGATGAGATGAACGGCAGGGCGAGCTCCGTATTTTTCCAGATGCGCTTCAGCAGCTTGGCGCAGCCGTTCAAACGGTTCGGCAAGGCGCCATTGTGCAATCGGCTTGACATGGACGGACGCTTCCTCTGTTTTTAATGCCGCTTCGATCTCCCGAGCGGTTGCTCGACGCAAAGCCATGTCCATTGCCGTTTCGATCCATTGCTGATTGGCAAAGCCCGCTTGCAGCGCGGCGACATGTTCTTTGTTGATGACCGAAGAAGACCGCTGAGGTTCATTGCTCCTATTCGTTTTTTCTGCCGGTGCTTCCGCCAAGTTCGCGTAAAAATTGGTGCCGACAATTTTTTCTTTTCGCGTTTCAACGTTTTTCTTGCGCTGCCTTGCGACTGCTTCCACTTGCTCTTGCACAAAGCCGTCCGCGAGCGCCTGAACAATGCCGCCTTTTGCTTCGATTTGCTGGAACAGCTTCCACGCTTCTTCCGCCACTTGCGCGGTCAACGTTTCCACATAGTACGAACCGCCGGCCGGGTCAATGACATTGGCGATATGCGCCTCTTCCAACAAAATCAGCTGTGTGTTACGGGCGATTCTCCGTGAAAATTCATCGGCTGGTCCGATCGCTTCGTCAAACGGAGAAACGTGCAGGCTGTCCGCACCGCCGACCGTTGCCGCGAACGCCTCGGCCGCCGCGCGGAGCATGTTGACATACGGATCGTACACCGTTTTCGTAAAATAGGACGTACGCGCATGCATCGCGATTTTTTGCGATGACTCACTGCCGCCAAACGCTTTGACAATATTGGACCAAATGAGCCTTGCCGCGCGGAGCTTGGCGATTTCCATAAAAAAGTTGGAGCCGACAGAGAACGAAAACTGGATTCGCGGCGCAATGGCATCAACCGCTACTCCTCTATCCAGGCAGGCACGGACATATTCCACCGCGGTCGCAAAGGCAAAAGCCAGCTCTTGCACCGCGTTTGCCCCGCCGTTATGATACGGCTCGCCGCGGACGATCACCGTTTTTGCGTTTGGCATACGTTTTTGCGCCCATTTCGCCACATCCGCCATCACGTCATACAGCGACGCAAGCGAAGCCGAAAGCTTTCCTGTTTCCGCCAGCGCACCGATAGGATCCATCCCAATCGTTCCGTGCACCGCATCAAACGGTATTTGCCGTTGCTGCAAATAAGCGGCAAACAGCGCCAAAAACGAAAGCGATTGTGCCCCCGCATCGACGCGAAGCGAATACTTATCCAAAGAAATGCCGGAAAACATGGCTTCGATATCATCGAGCGATGTAACCGGAAACCCTAACCGTTCCAACACGATATGGATTTCCGTTTGTCCTTTTTCCAAATCACGCTTGACGATCTCGTTCCACTCGGCTGGACTGCTTGCGGAAATCTCCTGGCTTACTTTCCAAGGCTCTTTGATATAGCCGTTCGGCCTGGTGCCGCGGACGTAGTTGGCAAAACCCGGATACTGTTCGATGCAGGCAAGCTTCTCTATGTCATGGTGCGTATAAATAGGCTGAATCGTGATATTTTCATATGTAGTCGAATACAATTTTTCAAACGGTTTCCCTTTTAATGACTTTTCC includes the following:
- a CDS encoding methylmalonyl-CoA mutase family protein produces the protein MSDISTMKNVTFPAPSFAEWKQEVEKSLKGKPFEKLYSTTYENITIQPIYTHHDIEKLACIEQYPGFANYVRGTRPNGYIKEPWKVSQEISASSPAEWNEIVKRDLEKGQTEIHIVLERLGFPVTSLDDIEAMFSGISLDKYSLRVDAGAQSLSFLALFAAYLQQRQIPFDAVHGTIGMDPIGALAETGKLSASLASLYDVMADVAKWAQKRMPNAKTVIVRGEPYHNGGANAVQELAFAFATAVEYVRACLDRGVAVDAIAPRIQFSFSVGSNFFMEIAKLRAARLIWSNIVKAFGGSESSQKIAMHARTSYFTKTVYDPYVNMLRAAAEAFAATVGGADSLHVSPFDEAIGPADEFSRRIARNTQLILLEEAHIANVIDPAGGSYYVETLTAQVAEEAWKLFQQIEAKGGIVQALADGFVQEQVEAVARQRKKNVETRKEKIVGTNFYANLAEAPAEKTNRSNEPQRSSSVINKEHVAALQAGFANQQWIETAMDMALRRATAREIEAALKTEEASVHVKPIAQWRLAEPFERLRQAAEAHLEKYGARPAVHLINIGNIPNYKARADFITGFFEAGGMAVEKSEGVHSAEEAASKAINANGTHYVICGSDESYADIVPALAKAFKQAKPNAKLYVAGKQPADVEQTFIEAGVDGFIHIGSNCYETIVSFMKEMGVALNE